In Vidua macroura isolate BioBank_ID:100142 chromosome 7, ASM2450914v1, whole genome shotgun sequence, a single genomic region encodes these proteins:
- the UPP2 gene encoding uridine phosphorylase 2, with protein sequence MTETTGYSGSGLVLVKNPHLDLMEEDVLYHLDLGTKTHNLPAMFGDIKFVCVGGSPNRMRAFAQFMRRELGLAAAGEDVADICAGSDRYAMYRAGPVLSISHGMGIPSISIMLHELIKLLHHAKCRDVTIIRIGTSGGLGIEAGSVVITDTAVDSSFQPRFEQVVLDDVVVRSTELDKDLAEELLACSRDIPDFPTLIGHTMCTYDFYEGQGRLDGALCSFSSEKKLEYLRRAYEAGVRNIEMESTAFAALCGLCGLKAAVVCVALLDRLQGDQIRASHEVLWEYQQRPQRLIAAFIRKRLGLLRTDGR encoded by the exons ATGACCGAAACAACAGGTTACTCAGG gaGTGGGCTTGTCCTTGTTAAAAACCCACACCTGGACCTGATGGAGGAGGACGTCCTGTACCACTTGGACTTGGGAACGAAGACGCACAACCTGCCAGCGATGTTTGGGGACATAAAG TTCGTCTGCGTTGGCGGCAGCCCGAACAGGATGAGGGCGTTTGCCCAGTTCATGCGgcgggagctggggctggcggCTGCCGGGGAGGACGTGGCTGACATCTGCGCGGGCTCGGACCGCTACGCCATGTACCGGGCAGGGCCCGTGCTCTCCATCAGC CATGGAATGGGCATCCCTTCCATTTCCATTATGCTTCACGAGCTGATCAAACTGCTGCACCATGCAAAATGCCGGGATGTCACTATTATACGCATCGGTACTTCTGGGGGCTTAG GGATCGAGGCTGGGTCCGTTGTGATCACTGACACGGCCGTGGACTCCTCCTTCCAGCCACGTTTTGAGCAGGTGGTGCTGGACGATGTGGTGGTGCGGAGCACCGAGCTGGACAAGGACCTCGCGGAGGAACTACTCgcctgcagcagggacattCCCGACTTCCCCACGCTCATTGGCCATACCATGTGTACCTACGACTTCTACGAAG GTCAGGGGAGATTAGATGGTGCATTATGctctttttccagtgaaaaaaaattggagtaCTTAAGGAGGGCTTATGAGGCTGGCGTGAGGAATATTGAGATGGAGTCCACTGCATTCGCTGCCCTGTGTGGACTGTGTGGCCTCAAAG CCGCCGTCGTGTGCGTGGCGCTCCTGGACCGGCTGCAGGGGGACCAGATCCGGGCGTCCCACGAGGTGCTGTGGGAGTACCAGCAGCGGCCGCAGCGCCTGATCGCCGCCTTCATCCGCAAGCGGCTGGGACTCCTCCGCACGGACGGACGGTGA